The genomic stretch ATGATCGAGGGTGCGTTCTGGCGGGCGTCTTCGAAGACCTCCCGCAGGCGCTGCTCCGACTCGCCGTAGTACTTCGAGATCACCTCGGGCCCGGCGATGGAGATGAAGTGCGCCCCCGACTCCGAGGCGACGGCCTTTGCAATCAGGGTCTTGCCGGTGCCGGGCGGTCCGTAGAGGAGCACCCCCTTGGGCGGGTCGATCCCGAGCTTCCTGAAGAGTTCGGGGTGGCGCATCGGGAGTTCGATCGTCTCCCGCACCCGCTGGAGTTCGTCCTTGAGCCCGCCGATGTCCTCGTAGGAGATCTTTCTGGCTCCGTCGAACCCGGCCACCGGTTTTTCTGAGAACTCGACCTTCGTATTCTTGGTGATGATGATGGCGTCCTCGGGCTCCACGACGACGGCCTTGAAGGCCACGATCTGCGGCTGCATGAACGGGAGTCCGGCCTGTATCGGGACGGTGTCGTTCTTGATGATCGGGAAGTCGATGAGGTGGTTGACGACGCTCTGGAAATTGATCGGGATCTGCCTGGGCATGTCCTCGGGCGGGGCGAGCACGACGTGCTGGGCCTCGACCTCGTTTTCCGCCTTTCTGACAAGGATGCGGTCCCCCACGGCCACCCCGGCGTTTTCACGGGTGAATTTATCGATGCGTATCTTTCCCTGCTGCCAGTCCGAGACCATCGCCCGCCAGACCTTGGCAACGGTCCGGTGTTTCCCGGTGATCTCAACGAGATCACCGGGCGAAAGACGGAGCTGGAGCATGGTGTCGGGATCCAGGCGCGCCTTCCCCCCGCCCTGGTCCTCCGGATATGCTCTGTCGACCTTAAGGTAGATTTCCGGCATTCGTTACAATCATATACGCCCGGATTTATAAGTACTGCCACAGTTATGCGGCTTCTCCTTCTTGATCCATTCCACGGTGCGGCGGGTGATATGGCGATCGGGGCCCTCCTCGATGCCGGTGCGGACGAGGCGCAGGTCCGTGCGGCGATGGCCTCGGTGGTGGCGGACCCCGTCTTCTCCCGGACCGAACGCTGCGGGATCGGGGCGGTCCGCGTGGAGACGCGGGCCGGGCACGCCCACCGCAGCCTCGACGAGGTGCTTGCCATCGTGGAGGGTGCGGACGCCCCGGCGGCGGCGATTGCACGTGCACGCCGGGTCTATGGGCGGATCGCCCGGGCAGAGGAGAGCGTCCACGGTCATGCCCCGCACTTCCACGAGGTGGGGGCGGACGATGCGATTGCCGACGTGATCGGGGCGTGCACGGCGCTCGAAAGCCTGCACGTGGACGCCGTGGCGGTGATGCCGGTGGCCCTGGGGAGGGGGACGGTCCGCTCGGCCCATGGCGTCATCCCGGTCCCGGCGCCGGCGACGCTGGCGGTGTTGCGGGAGTCGGACCTTGAAACCGTCGTCGGCGGCGGGGAGGGGGAGCTCTGCACCCCGACGGGCGCCGCCCTGCTTGCCGAGTTCTCGACCGTCCGGGCGGACCGGATCGGTGCGGCGAGGGTGATCGCCAGCGGATACGGCGCCGGCAGCCGCGACCCCGAGGGGGTGCCCAATGTGCTCAGGGCGGTCGTGATGGAATCCGAAGAGGGTTCGGGCGGCGACACGGTGGACCTGCTGGAGACGAATGTGGATGATGTCACCGGGGAGGTGCTTGCCCATGCGATGGAGTGCCTGTTTGCGGCCGGGGCCAGGGATGTATCGGTGATACCGGCGACGATGAAGAAGGGGCGGGCGGGCCACCTGGTGCGGGTGGTCTGTCGGCCGGCCGATTCCGCCCGCCTCTCGACGATGATGGCCACAGAACTCGGCACCCTGGGGGTGCGTTGCATCTCCTCGGTCCACCGCCTCACCGCAGAACGCCGGATGGTACTGGTGACAACCGAGTATGCCGGCGAGCGCCGGGAGATCGCGGTGAAGGTCGCCTCCCTGGAGGGTTCGGTGTATTCGGTGAAGGCCGAGTCCGATGAGGTGCGGGCGTGGGCCGAGGACCTGGGCGTGCCGGTGCGGCACCTGGCCCGGATCGTCGAGGAGGCGGCATGGCATGACCTGGAGGGGGAGGGGCGATGAGGCTCTCGCGCCTTTCCACGGGTTCCGCCCCCCTCGATGACCTCCTGGGCGGCGGTCTGGAGCGGCGGACGATCACGCAGGTCTATGGCGAACCCGGCAGCGGGAAGAGCACCCTTGCGATCATGGCGGCGGTCTCCTGCCTGCGGGGGGGCGAGTCGGTGGTGTTCATCGATACCGAGGGCTTCTCGGCCGACCGCTTCGAGCAGATCGCAGGTGAGGAGGCCGAGGCCCTGGCCGAACGCCTCTACCTCTTCGAACCATCGGATTTCGTCCAGGAGGGGGCGATGATCGGCGAGGCCGAGGCGCTGCTGCGGGCGAAGAATGTCGGGCTGATCGTCATGGACTCGGCCACGGCCCTCTACCGCTCAGAACTCGGGACGATGAAGGACGCCCTCCGCACCCTCTCCCGCCATATGGTGCTGCTTTTAGGGTATGCGAAGAAGTACGAGATCCCGGTGCTGATCACCAACCAGGTGTATATGGACGTGGACACCGACGTCTTCTTCGGGCTGGGCGGCACCTCCCTCGGGCATATTTCGAAGGCGATCCTGCGGATCGAGCGGCGGGGCGGTACGCGGAGGATCGTGCTGGAGAAGCACCGGTCGAGACCGGCGGATACCTCGTTCGATTATGTGATCGTGGAGGAGGGGATCCGGGGGGTGTGAGGGGGTATTCTGTGTTTTGTGATATTATCCTGGACAACTAACACCGATCTCAAGATGAATCGTAGGAGAGGCGTCATTGAGCATCTTGATACGAATCCCACTTGGTTTGTCATGCAGCCATCGAAGGTTCGCAGGGTGAGTGAAGTCGGATATGACGGTATCGGCAATCGAAAATAGGGCTTTTTTATCATCGACTGGGGCACCTCCGTTCGCACGGATCATTCGGATACCTAGCCTTCCCCATTCGTTCTGTACGCCGGTCGGTGGCCATGGCGTCACCGTGTTAAATAAGGCAGGGTCTTCGATGACATGCCAGATGGCCAGACCATCGGCGGGAATGCCGGGGCCAATGCCGAAGCCGCCAGCGTCGTAAGATGTGCCGCGCCACCGATTCTCAAGGAGGAAGTATTCGTCACCACCCCTCTTAGGGTTCATCACGATCAGTGCCTTGCTGGTGGTTTCGACATCGGTAAGGGTGTAGTTGCCGTCATGGGTGACGACGGTGTAGTCGAGCCAACCGAGCTTGAGTTTCTCGGGCGCCGACAGGTGTTGACCTAGAGCCTGATCCGACACTGAGTACGCGGCGGCAGCAAACGGCCAGTGGCCCATGAAGTACAGGTCTGGTGTGTTGAGCATAAGGTGGCCGAGTTCGTGCGCTCCAACGCCGAAGTTAGGTGGCGAACCGAGGTACCATTCCACGATCCATGGGATCTCAACACCATCGACAACCAGAGGTTCCGCCGTAGGATGCTGCTTACCTGCAGTAGGTCGGCCGTATCCGAGGGATTTATTCTGCGGGTAGCAGAGGAAGATGCCGAGTTCATTCGATGTCAGCTTGCCATTGCCGCTCACATCGTGCGATGCAAAATTCGTATCACTGGCAGCGCGGCGGATAGCGTCCGCCCACTTCTCAACATGTCCGCTGAGCCAACCGTCGTGGTACTTATCCGCATGGTATGTTGGGCTGCGCTTGGCTGGATCTTCAGAGTTTGGATCAGGGTTGTCCCAATAGTGATCACCTTGTTTGGAGGCTGGTGCGTCATACCAGCCGAAGACGCCTGCGTTCACGAGCGTCGCCCTTCCGCCTGAATTCTCCTGTATCCAGTTTTGGAGGCTTGGTTTGGGGCCGAAGATTGTGGACTCGACTTGCTCTCGGGCCGGGCGGGGGTGACTCGGCCGGTGGGGATCCCATAGGATGATCATTATCTTACGGGGGCCCAAGATGTTTTTCATCTTCTCTGTGTGGATTACTCCATGAAAAGCCGGCATTGTTCCTACATCTTGACATGTGGGCCGATAGTGCCACAACTCTGATGTTGTCGGGCTGGTCGCGAACAACTGGCCATCCCATCCGGCGAAGATCGCCGATGCAGCGCCACCTATCTTCTCCCAGTTGTTTGGTGTGCCAGTCCAGCGGAAGACAGCTCCGCCTCCTGGTGAGATGCCATAAACATGACCATTGTGATCGGTGGCGAACTGCTGGCCAGGGCCCCCAATGCGTTTCCAGCCGGTAGGGCTTTTCATGAGGATATCCCCAGATGTCGGGTTAGTGGCGAAGATCTGTGACCGACTCACGAATATATCGGTCGCTGGTCCGCCTTGCTTGTGCCAGCTGCCTTGCCACTGGTAAATGCCTTTCTTTGAGGTGGGGGCGTCGTCTGGTGACTGACCATAGACCTGAAACTTAAACTCGATGTCACCACTCTTGCCAATCACGATTTTTTTGGCTGGTCCCCCGATCCGTCTCCAAGCACTTGCTGACTCTTCCCATTGGAATATGTCCGACGAACCTTGCGCTGCGACTGCTATCAACTGATCTGGTCCTCCAAAGATCACTTTCGCCTTTCCATTCGAGGGGCCTCCTATAGATATCCAGGATCCTGCACCTCGGTCATAGCGATGTACTTCTCCCAGATCATCAATGCCGTAAAGATAGCTCTTTGGTGCCCAGCCAGCCGTCACACAGGTGGCCATCTTGCCTCCGAGTGCCTTCCAGCCGAAAGGTGTTCCATCCCATTGATAGATCCCACCAGTGAGCCCGGTTGATGCGTTAGGTTTCGCGTATACGGTGCCTGTTTCACCATCCACCACGACAAACTCCGTTGAACCCCAAACACGCTCCCATGACATGATTTTCCTCCTATTGCTCGATCTGATATTATTGACCTCATTAATTGGGCTGAGTTAACCCAGAATGTCAAAAAATATGATATTTATAATATGGTATATATCAAATCGTGTGTTAAAATATAATGTTTACAAAAAATGTGGGTGGTTGATTTTTTTGAATATTGTTAAAATAATCTTCAACCCACCATCTGCACGAGTATGATGGCCCATCCGAATTAATCCGACCGCAGGATCCTTGTACTTTGGGCTACAAGCCCCACATGTGCCGTCCTCTGCTGATTTCATTGAAGGCTCCAACGTCTCGATCGATCATCTCGGGATCGTCGCCGGGGCCTACGACTCCCTCCAGATCGCCCCGGTAATCGACCGTGCAATCCCCAAAACACGGCCACATCATCTCCTCACGGAGATGTCGTCAAAGAAATGGCGCTCAACGGTCTCGGGTTCATCGAACGCCGCCTCTATCTTTTTCCTGAATTTTTCGACGATATCGCCGTTGAACGTCTCCTCGGTGAAGGCATCACTCGCGAGCACCTCAACGACGATGACCTTGGCCGAACCCTCGATGCGATCGCCGCCTATGGTCCCACCAAACTCTTCAACGAGATCGTCGCACAGTGCCTCCTTCCAACCGAATTCGGCTCACATTGCATCCATATCGATACCACCAAATTCAGTATCACCGGCGAGTACGAGCCCGATTTCAATGTCGGATAGATCGAGATCACCTACGGCCATCCGAAGGATGGGCGGGGGATCTCAAGCGGTTCGTCCTCGGCATGGCTCGAACCATTACGGCGTACCTCTCTTTCTCCAGACCTTCTCCGGGAACGAATCAGACAAAGAAACGATCATGACAATCATCGAGAATCTCAAAGACAATCTGAGATCCGATGAAAAGGTCTATCTTGTGGCCGATTCTGCGTTTAACGCGGCAAAAAACCTGCAGAGTATGGGGCAACGTCTGTTCTGGATCAGCCGGGTGCCGGCCACGATCACTGAAACACGAACCCTGATCCGTTCTGAGTGTTCGTTCTCTCCTTGCGCCGATGAACGATACGGATACTCCGAGCATTTCAGCGAATACGCCGGGATCCGGCAGAAATGGGATCCTCTACCACTCCGCAGAGATGCATACGCGGCAGGAAAGACCTTTGAGAAGAATCTGGCGAAGGCGAAGACCTCTCTCCGAAAACTCGGTACACGCGAGTTCGTCTGTGAACCGGATGCACGGATCGCAGCCGAAAAGTGGCTGGATGATCACCCTAGCTACTGGTTCAGCTCCCTCGATATCACCCTGGCTTCCCACCTAATAAGCACAGGACTATCAGGAACACTTCTCAATTTTCATTTATCCTGATATTCAGCTGGATTTAGGTCAACTTATGCGCTTAATTAGTGGGCGGGCGGGCCACTCACTTCTGATTATTAAAATTTATAGCACATTGCCGATATTTTTAACAAATTCAACCAAATTAATGGTAATACCAACGAGTAAAATTAGATCATGTGCTTAATTTTCGGGAAGTCAGGTTCTTCCTGTTTCGGAGTTTGTGGTGGTCGAGGATGGGAGGAGGGTGAAACGGCTGACGAACCTGAATGAGGAGTTGAGGACGATACTGAGGTTGCTTGGGGCAGAGTCCGAAAAATACTACTCCTGAAGGAGAACCTACGGAATGTCCGGATATGCGCTCTAATTTATTTGCGAGCGGCATACGTAACTTCTTCTTTATTCTCCTCGCTGAGAGGAATCGGCCATGGCATTATTCATTCGTAAGCTGGTACTGTGTAATCCTTTCTGATAGAGCCAAGTAATGGGAAAAGAGATCGTTTCCCCATGCGATTGCTGAGGGATCGGTGCTAACCAGATCTCTTATCGAGTCAAACGCTTCGTTATGATAAAACAGGGATAGAGAGAAGTAGACTTCGGTTACGAAAGAGGCGAAACGAATGTTGCCGTGATAGACATACAGGGCCGCATTTCCATATTGCAATCCTTCTTCAAGATAGGGTGAATAATCTTTCCCGATTTTCTCGAAAGCATTCCTTGTGAGTATCAGTGAGACATTTTTACCCTGTTTTGCCCCATTCAAAAAAAAATGGGGATACATCGGATTCACGATTGGCGAAATTCCCTTCAGACTGAATGATTTTTCAATATTGTCGAGGAGGTGGGTGTGAGGCTCGAAACTCTCCTCTATGCTACATTCCGTGACGCTGGTGTTTTTTAACTCTGACAAACGTTGAAGCATCTTCAATGGAATGGCGCTGATATTATGCTCTTTCCAGAAATTTTTGTTGTTCTCAAGGGACTCAATGGTGGAAACCAGTGGTTCCATGAAATGTACGATGAGCATTCCTTGATCACTTAATCGATACTTTTTACCTGAACGAATAATTAATCCTTCATTTTCGAGGACATGTATCTGTGGCAGCATACCACTTGCAGTAACATTAAGATTTGTTTTAATTTCATCCCAAGTCCGAACCCCATTTTTAAGGAAGAGTAGGAGCTTTTTCCGCTTATTAGAGAGGAAGAGAGTGCCGGTAAGATCCCCCATATTTTACACAATATTGGTACAGTATATGTACTTTTTGGGCAAAGGCTGTGTTGAATAAGGGTATCACTGCCCACAAAGTTGAATCTGATGGAAACACCGTCACTTTGTAGATTCAGAACTTGGGTTCCCACCTAATAAGCAAAGGACTATCAGGAACACTTCTCATTTTTCATTTATCCTGATATTCAGCAAGATTCGGGTCAACCTATGCGCTTAATTGGTAGACGGGCGGACCAATCCATTCGGATTATTAAATTTATCATATTGCCGATATTTTTAACAAATTCAACCAAATTAAAGATAATAACAACGAGTAAAATTAGATCATGTACTTAATTTTCGGGAAGTCAGGTTGGAACGCCCTTCTATGTCGGGAAAAGCGCAACAGTCTCCCGTTCCCCTTTATGAATGATATACAGGGAAAGATACGAATAGAATCGGGTGGTTGACTTTTTCTGCTTTCCCCAGATGATATGCTCCTCATTGGTTTTGTCAATGTCACCGTAATACGGATCGCTTGTCAGATCGATAGTAAACCGATATTTTTTACCCTTCTTCAGGAGTTGAACTGCGAAGATTGGAAGATCTGAGAATTGACACTCTCCAGTGTGGTGAGACCGACTTTCGAGAGATGATGTCGGAACAAGGTCTCACAGGGGGCATTTGATGCAACCCTGCGGAGAGGGTGGATGGAGAACCGGTTCACGTCCATCCCGATCAGTTCTTGAATCCGGATCCTCTGGGTGATTTGCCCGTTGATTAGGATATCAAGATGATCGTCTAGAGCGGCGACCGCACAATAAGAACGTTCTTGTGCTCGGAGGGCCTGTCCCCTTGTCTGGGGGTATTTGGCTATATTGTGGCGTCAGCAGACTATTTTGATCTTTCCTTGGGCGATCGCATTCAATTCGATAGGATTCAGATCAAATTTTTAATAAACTACTGGTATCCGGTCACGATGACCGGGTTGCCGATGGCCGCACCGCCATGAGCCTGCGATCATCCTGAATATTGCCCGGTTATAACCCCTCAAAACCCCCCATTTATGCCGGGTTATAACCTCGCGAAACCCCGCGGCAGATCCCCCCCCTCACTCCAGCGTCCGCCGATAGGTCGTGATCCCGAGGGCGATGGCGATGCCGGAGAAGATGAAGATCGCCAGCAGGTCCATGCCGATGAGGGCCGCCTGCCCCCGGAGGATCAGGCTCCGCAGGGCATGGATCGCATAGTACTCCGGGTTGATTGTGGCGATCCAGCGGAGCCAGTCCGGCATGCCGAGCACCGGGTAGAACGCCCCGCTGGTCATGAACAGGATGAGGTTCAGGAACGCCACCACCGAGGCGTACTCCTGCTGGGCGGAGAACCGCGAGCTAAACGAGACCACCAGACTCGTGATCCCGATGCTGATGACGAAGAGGACGGCGAGCACCATCAGGAAGGTCTCCATGCTGTGGACCGTCACGCCCGCCACGAAGATATCGACCAGAAAAATGATGAACCCGGCCATGAATGCCTTGACCGTGCCGCTGGCGATGATCCCGAGGATGATGCTCGACCGCTTCACCGGCGTGACCAGGTAGCCCTCGATGATCCCGTTCTCCCTATCGCGGATCAGGCCAATCCCGCCGCCCATCATCGTGGTCATGAAGATCGCCATCACGATGACCCCGACCCCGAAGAACTGGATGTAGTCGATGTCGCCGTAGACCTTCGAGACCTGCAACGGGTTCTTTGCCCCCGACTGCGCCATCACGCTGCTCACCCCCGACTGGATCAGGTCCGGGATCATGTACTCCGAACTGTCCAGGTAGAGGCGGACCGGGCGATCGTCTGAGACCTCCATGGGGAAGATTGCAATGGCCATCACCCTCCCGTCGGCAAATGCCTTCTTTGCGGTCACTTCCCCGGAGAAGACCGTGACGTCGAAAATCTGCGGGTTGTCGTCCATGTGATAGTGGCGGAGACCGTCGACGGCCGCAAGGAAAAGGGGCGTCTCGTCCCCGAACGCTTCCTCCTGCGCCACCCCGATGGGGATATGGGTGATCGTCCCGCCCATGGCGTTCCCGAAGACGATGAGGTAGATAATGGGCATGAACAGGGTCATCACGATGATCACCGGGTTGCCCATGAACTTCTTGAAGTCCCGCCTGAAGATGGCGATGGCCCCCCGCATCATGGACGGTCCCCCCTCTTCCGGGGGGGCCCGGCGGGCTCTCCCCTCCCGCCGTCCAGCCGCCTGCCGGTGAGATAGATGAAGACGTCCTCGATCGAGGGGGAGCGGATGGCGATCGAGGTCATGGGGATGGCGTGCCGCTCGAAGGTCTCGACGATCGAGGGAAGCAGACGGCTCCCGTTCTCGGCTGATATGATGAGTTTGTGCTCCCGCACCTCCACGGAGGTGAGGCGGCGGTCCGCCCGGAGGTCTCTCAGGGCCTCCTCATCCACCGCCTCAATCCCGATCTCGATGACGTCCCCTGCAGGGAGGGAGTGCTTGAGGTTCTCGGTGGTGTCGAGGCGGAGAAGGCGCCCCCGATCCACGAAGGCGATGCGGTCGCAGAACTTCTCCGCCTCGTCCATATAGTGGGTGGTCAGGATGATCGTCGTCTCCTCCTGGTTCAGGGCGGTCACCTGCTGCCAGACCTCCCGCCTGGACTCCGGGTCCAGGCCGATCGTCGGTTCGTCCAGAAAGAGAATGAGGGGCCGGTGGATGAAGGCCCGCACGATCTCGAGTTTCCTCCTCATCCCGCCCGAGAGCGTCTGCACCGGGGCATGGGCGCGGTCGGTGAGGTCGGCCATATCGAGGAGTTCCCGGATCCTGGCGTCGAGGTGTCGGGGATCGATGTCCAGCAGGTTGCCGTAGAAGTCCAGGTTGTCGTAGGCGGTGAGTTCGAGGTCGAGCGTGCTGGTCTGGGGGCAGACCCCGATCACCCGACGGATCTCCTCGGGATGGCGTACGACGTCGTAGGGGCCGACGAATGCCTTTCCCGACGTGGGCCGCAGCAGGGTGGTGAGGATGCGGATGATCGTGCTTTTCCCGGCACCGTTCGGACCCAGCAGGCCGAAGATCTCTCCTTTTTGCACCTCAAAGGAGACGTCGTCCACCGCCTTCACCTGGCGCCGCCCGTCCCTGAAGACCTTGGAGAGGTGCTCTATCCTGATGATACTCTCAGGCTCGGCTGTGCGGTCGCCGTGTGTCCCGGCCATGTGATGATCACCGTCCCCCCTGTCTACCGACAGATGGTCCGTATCTCGTGAGTCACATGATAAACGATATGGTGGGATGCCGCCTGTTCCGTCCTTACAGGCGGTACCGGAGGGATCCGGGGGACGCTTCCCACTCAGTGAAGATGAGTCGCGTCAATTCCAGGGTTTTTCTCGCCTGCAAAACGGCCATCGGATGACCGAGGCAGGATCCCCCGCTCCTCTCTGCCTAAAAAAATAGTGCTGGTATTCTCTCACGCCTCGATGACGCCGTAATACACCGTCTCCGCCGGACCCCGCATCAGGGTCCGCTCCCCCAGGGATATCACGAGCGGTCCGCCGTTTGTCTCGACCTCCACCTCGTCGCCGACGAGACCGAGGTGGTGGGCGACCGCCGCCGAGGCTGTGGCCCCGGTGCCGCAGGACTCGGTCTCGCCCTCGATGCCCCGCTCAAAGGTGCGGATCCGGATCGAGGCCTCGCCGGTGACCTGCACGAAGTTCACGTTGGCGCCGTTCGGGAAGGTCGGGTGGCGGCGGATTGGCGGTGCGGCCACCGCCACATCGACGGCCTCCACGTCGTCGACGAAGATCACGGCATGCGGCACGCCGGTATTCGTTGCATGGACGGTGAAGGGGCCGATCTCCTCCTTGTAATCTCCCTCCCCGGTGGCGGGAATGGTGGAGCGTGTGAACGCCGGTGCAGGCATCTCGATCGTCGCCCAGAAATACCCATCGCCGTTGTATCCCATTTCCACTGCCATGATGCCGGCCATCGTCTCGACCGTGGCCTTCTCGCCCATGTATCCGGCCTCGAAGGCAAATTTTGCAAGGCAGCGGATGCCGTTTCCGCACATCTCCGCCTCGCTCCGGTCGGGCTGGAAGAGGCGCATCCGCACATCGGCGCTCTCAGAGGGGAGGAGGAAGAGCACGCCGTCGCCGCCGATGCCGAACCGCCGGTCGCAGTAGACGGCGGCGAAATCCGCCTTCATCTCGTCAGGGATGACCGGACCAGCTGTTTCGTCGATCAGTATGAAGTCGTTGCCGTTGCCGTGGAGTTTGGTGAACGGAATTTGCATGAACTGTAATGTGCAGTAGGACCATTTCTCTCTACCTGTCCGGGGGAGGCAGTGGGCACCCGCCGAAAAGGTTAGGTCAGAGAAGAATCATCACCTTGATGTGTCTGCAACGGTCCGTCCTCTCCTCTGGATCCTCCTGCTCTTTTCACTGGCAGTCATCGGGACGGTGCTGCTCTCCATTTCCGGACTGGTGCCGGTGAGGGAGAACGTCTACCCCGGCATCGTCGTCTGCGGTGAAAGCGGTGTCAGGGCAGTCACCCATCAGTTTTCCTGCCATTCAGAGGATCACTCCGTCATGGTGCCCGTGGAGATGGCGGTGTACCTGGGGGCGAAACGCTCCCCGAAAGAGGCGCGGATCTACTCGAAGATGCCGCCTGAGGAGATGATGCAGGAATATTATTCCGCCTTCATCTTTGACGAATGCCAGGAGGGCCTCTACGCCGAGATCCTCGCCGACCTGCGCTCGATCCGCGATGCGTCCGGTCTGGACGACGACGGATATCTCGAACTTCTCGCCGTCTTCGTACAGTCCCTCCCCTTCGAAGGGGATTTCAACGAGACGGGCGTGAAATTCCCGGTGGAGACCGTCGTCGAGGGGGGAGACTGCGACGACCGCTCGGTCCTGCTCATCGGCCTCATGGCCCGAGAGGGCTACGATGCCGCCCTCCTGGTCTTTGAGGAGCGGTCCCATACCGCCGTCGGCGTCAGGGACGGGTCAGGCGTCGGTGAGTACGGGGGGTATGCCTGTATCGAGACCACCGCCGTCATGCCGGTCGGCGAAAAAGCGGTGGAGCTGGCAAACGGTGATCTCCTGGACACCGAACCCCTGGTGATCCGGTTCGGAAACGGCACGAAATGCTATCATGGTCAGGGGTGATGGGCCCGGTCACCGCTGATCCGGGATATCTCTCCCCCCGAGACCGGGAGGGGAGACCCCTCCCGGACCCACCCCTGTCAATGCGATAGGGAGGGGATTGATGATAATCGTGATGAAGTGGAGGTGATGAGGGCGTTTTATGCTGAAAATCCTCCTGTCTACTCCGGGGAGCTTTACACGGGACGGCCCCTTCATCCATGGACGCCCGAATTAATCATCCCCGCCTCTATCGTTGTTGGGGGGAGCGGGGGGTGAAAAACCCCGTCACCGGCGGCAAA from Methanofollis fontis encodes the following:
- the larC gene encoding nickel pincer cofactor biosynthesis protein LarC; the encoded protein is MRLLLLDPFHGAAGDMAIGALLDAGADEAQVRAAMASVVADPVFSRTERCGIGAVRVETRAGHAHRSLDEVLAIVEGADAPAAAIARARRVYGRIARAEESVHGHAPHFHEVGADDAIADVIGACTALESLHVDAVAVMPVALGRGTVRSAHGVIPVPAPATLAVLRESDLETVVGGGEGELCTPTGAALLAEFSTVRADRIGAARVIASGYGAGSRDPEGVPNVLRAVVMESEEGSGGDTVDLLETNVDDVTGEVLAHAMECLFAAGARDVSVIPATMKKGRAGHLVRVVCRPADSARLSTMMATELGTLGVRCISSVHRLTAERRMVLVTTEYAGERREIAVKVASLEGSVYSVKAESDEVRAWAEDLGVPVRHLARIVEEAAWHDLEGEGR
- the radB gene encoding DNA repair and recombination protein RadB, translated to MRLSRLSTGSAPLDDLLGGGLERRTITQVYGEPGSGKSTLAIMAAVSCLRGGESVVFIDTEGFSADRFEQIAGEEAEALAERLYLFEPSDFVQEGAMIGEAEALLRAKNVGLIVMDSATALYRSELGTMKDALRTLSRHMVLLLGYAKKYEIPVLITNQVYMDVDTDVFFGLGGTSLGHISKAILRIERRGGTRRIVLEKHRSRPADTSFDYVIVEEGIRGV
- a CDS encoding helix-turn-helix transcriptional regulator, producing MGDLTGTLFLSNKRKKLLLFLKNGVRTWDEIKTNLNVTASGMLPQIHVLENEGLIIRSGKKYRLSDQGMLIVHFMEPLVSTIESLENNKNFWKEHNISAIPLKMLQRLSELKNTSVTECSIEESFEPHTHLLDNIEKSFSLKGISPIVNPMYPHFFLNGAKQGKNVSLILTRNAFEKIGKDYSPYLEEGLQYGNAALYVYHGNIRFASFVTEVYFSLSLFYHNEAFDSIRDLVSTDPSAIAWGNDLFSHYLALSERITQYQLTNE
- a CDS encoding ABC transporter permease → MMRGAIAIFRRDFKKFMGNPVIIVMTLFMPIIYLIVFGNAMGGTITHIPIGVAQEEAFGDETPLFLAAVDGLRHYHMDDNPQIFDVTVFSGEVTAKKAFADGRVMAIAIFPMEVSDDRPVRLYLDSSEYMIPDLIQSGVSSVMAQSGAKNPLQVSKVYGDIDYIQFFGVGVIVMAIFMTTMMGGGIGLIRDRENGIIEGYLVTPVKRSSIILGIIASGTVKAFMAGFIIFLVDIFVAGVTVHSMETFLMVLAVLFVISIGITSLVVSFSSRFSAQQEYASVVAFLNLILFMTSGAFYPVLGMPDWLRWIATINPEYYAIHALRSLILRGQAALIGMDLLAIFIFSGIAIALGITTYRRTLE
- a CDS encoding ATP-binding cassette domain-containing protein, whose product is MAGTHGDRTAEPESIIRIEHLSKVFRDGRRQVKAVDDVSFEVQKGEIFGLLGPNGAGKSTIIRILTTLLRPTSGKAFVGPYDVVRHPEEIRRVIGVCPQTSTLDLELTAYDNLDFYGNLLDIDPRHLDARIRELLDMADLTDRAHAPVQTLSGGMRRKLEIVRAFIHRPLILFLDEPTIGLDPESRREVWQQVTALNQEETTIILTTHYMDEAEKFCDRIAFVDRGRLLRLDTTENLKHSLPAGDVIEIGIEAVDEEALRDLRADRRLTSVEVREHKLIISAENGSRLLPSIVETFERHAIPMTSIAIRSPSIEDVFIYLTGRRLDGGRGEPAGPPRKRGDRP
- the dapF gene encoding diaminopimelate epimerase, with the protein product MQIPFTKLHGNGNDFILIDETAGPVIPDEMKADFAAVYCDRRFGIGGDGVLFLLPSESADVRMRLFQPDRSEAEMCGNGIRCLAKFAFEAGYMGEKATVETMAGIMAVEMGYNGDGYFWATIEMPAPAFTRSTIPATGEGDYKEEIGPFTVHATNTGVPHAVIFVDDVEAVDVAVAAPPIRRHPTFPNGANVNFVQVTGEASIRIRTFERGIEGETESCGTGATASAAVAHHLGLVGDEVEVETNGGPLVISLGERTLMRGPAETVYYGVIEA